AGCACGTCCTTTTCCTGGTCCGCCCATCCAGCATAAATAAAAGCCCACTAGTTGCCACATGGCATCTAGCCCTAAGCAACCGGGCATCACAGGATCACCCTGAAAGTGACAGGCAAAAAACCACAAATCAGGATTTATATCCAGCTCGGCAATGATTTCACCCTTTCCATAGGTACCGCCTTCCTCGGATATATGGGTAATACGATCCATCATTAGCATGTTTGGTAGAGGTAATTGCGCATTTTTAGGTCCGTATAACTCCCCTCTACCGGACTTCAATAGTTCTTCGCGCGTAAAACTATGCTGTTTGTGCATGCTATTCGTGTACCTTAATAATTATTCTTATAGTTTAATAGGGGTATTATCTAACAGACACCAAAAAAAATCAGCTGAATTTTTAATGGGGACGTACATCAAACAGCATTTTTGTAATTTTTAATGCATTTCTTTGTATTCTTTGCTGATAAATAATAGCGTAAGACAGCACAGAAGTGACATATTTTCTGGTTTCTTTGTAAGGAATTGTTTCAATCCAAATATCGGCAGGTACCGAACCCTCAACAGGCAACCATTTTACTACCCGGTTTGGCCCCGCATTATAAGCTGCCATTGCCAATGCGAAATGTCCATCAAACCGGTTTAATAACTGTTTATAGTAAAAAGTACCATATTTAATATTAACATCCGGAACAAACAAACTATTTTCTGTCTGCCAGGGTTCATTAAGATTACGTGCAATCTGCTGACCCGTTGCCGGCATGATCTGCATTAATCCGCGCGCACCCACTGCGGATTTCGCATCCTTATCCACCATGCTTTCCTGACGAATCAGGCCAAAAATAATGGCTGGATCAAGATCTTGCTTATCAGCATTACTTTGAACCTGACTTAAATAACGCAAAGGAAACCGCAAGGCTAAATCATCCCAATAATCGGCTTTGACTAAAGTAATAATGGCAACCTGATCCCATTGCCACTGCTCGGCTAATTTAGCCGCAATCATAATTTGCTCTTTGGATAGTTTTTTTAAAGCAAACCACCACTGTCGCTTTGCTTCCAAGTCGCGATCCAAGGCGATCAGCTCATGGACAACTTTAAAATCAGTCGTTTGCGCCAATTTTTCTAATACATTCTCGGCCATAACAACAGGTTTATCGGCTAAAAAATACGGTTTATTAATAGCATCGGCAGCCATAAAACCATAAAAACTTCTATCTTGCGACAGTTGATTATAAACAGACTGCCCCTGTAAAACGTTTCCTGTTTCGATCAAAGACCGCGCTTGCCAGTATTGCCACTGTGGGGCTTGCTGCTCTTCAAAACTTAAACCCGTTAGTGCCAGGCCAACATGCTGCCAATTCTGTTCAAGCAAGGCCGCTCTGACTTTCCACTCCCTGGCTTCTGCATCAACAGTAACCAACTGATTCAAACGATCATAAGCCCTGTTATCACGGGCCCGCGCCAACGCCAGTGCAAGTCTGAGCTCAAGTTGCCGGGCCGTTTGGCTATCTATAACCAGATTGTGTTTTCTGCTATCCCAGATAGTAATCGCCAAATCCAGATCTGATTTGGCCATTCTATCTATGCCATGTGCAAAAATATGACCTTGCCGCTCATTCCCACCCAAAAATAAACTATCTTGGATTAATGTCGGCTTGTTATGAAT
Above is a window of Methylobacter sp. S3L5C DNA encoding:
- the fabA gene encoding 3-hydroxyacyl-[acyl-carrier-protein] dehydratase FabA translates to MHKQHSFTREELLKSGRGELYGPKNAQLPLPNMLMMDRITHISEEGGTYGKGEIIAELDINPDLWFFACHFQGDPVMPGCLGLDAMWQLVGFYLCWMGGPGKGRALGVGEVKFTGQVLPTAKKVTYKINLKRLIMRKLVMGIADATMEVDGKVIYEATDLRVGLFTSTEDF
- a CDS encoding transglycosylase SLT domain-containing protein, whose protein sequence is MNIKCVSVSLLFGSLIFFSGTVFSNTVDQQRQDFLLAEKMTNQDNEGDFVTLSSTLADYPLYPYLQYQWLKNNLSKTDNILAFLSTYKESRYADLLRSTWLNYLADNERWLEFIHYYQANDSTALECQFYWATYKVGDQQLALNAAKRLWAVGDTQPKECDPLLSALALSPALTPDLIWQRFELALKKDNKSLASYVQHLLNKPDQDLAEIWLQIHNKPTLIQDSLFLGGNERQGHIFAHGIDRMAKSDLDLAITIWDSRKHNLVIDSQTARQLELRLALALARARDNRAYDRLNQLVTVDAEAREWKVRAALLEQNWQHVGLALTGLSFEEQQAPQWQYWQARSLIETGNVLQGQSVYNQLSQDRSFYGFMAADAINKPYFLADKPVVMAENVLEKLAQTTDFKVVHELIALDRDLEAKRQWWFALKKLSKEQIMIAAKLAEQWQWDQVAIITLVKADYWDDLALRFPLRYLSQVQSNADKQDLDPAIIFGLIRQESMVDKDAKSAVGARGLMQIMPATGQQIARNLNEPWQTENSLFVPDVNIKYGTFYYKQLLNRFDGHFALAMAAYNAGPNRVVKWLPVEGSVPADIWIETIPYKETRKYVTSVLSYAIIYQQRIQRNALKITKMLFDVRPH